The Mycobacterium seoulense genome has a window encoding:
- a CDS encoding lipoprotein LpqH gives MRDRITAAVAAALAVTVVGACTPQPPTRLASTASVTVNGNETKFNVVKCGQVQWTRTIDIGGDFAGARIVVDEQAESVSAESVRLRNVSGFTGMYSRGGQGDADARLSGDRFTITGTAHGYKSDKPNEPDTATFKVTVAC, from the coding sequence GTGCGGGATCGAATCACGGCCGCGGTCGCTGCGGCGCTCGCCGTCACCGTCGTCGGGGCGTGCACTCCGCAGCCGCCTACCCGGCTGGCCAGCACCGCCTCCGTGACGGTCAATGGGAACGAAACGAAGTTCAACGTCGTCAAATGCGGTCAAGTGCAATGGACCCGGACGATCGACATAGGCGGTGATTTCGCCGGAGCCAGGATCGTCGTCGACGAGCAAGCGGAGTCCGTCAGCGCGGAATCGGTACGCCTCCGGAATGTGAGCGGCTTCACCGGCATGTACTCGCGGGGCGGACAGGGCGACGCGGACGCGAGGCTGAGCGGCGATCGGTTCACCATCACCGGCACCGCGCACGGCTATAAGTCCGACAAGCCCAACGAACCGGACACCGCCACCTTCAAAGTCACCGTCGCCTGCTGA
- a CDS encoding cytochrome C oxidase subunit IV family protein produces the protein MGAHLRAALCGEVIGIRLNKRLPVVWLILASLTLAYLWIDHSAGGSLRSSAVVTSSVIVIALVKVRIIFREFMEVRNAPVLLCRLTDAWVVVMAAALLGCYFVGMNL, from the coding sequence ATGGGTGCTCATCTTCGCGCTGCTCTATGTGGTGAGGTGATCGGAATCAGGCTCAACAAGCGGTTGCCGGTGGTATGGCTGATCCTGGCCTCGCTGACGCTGGCCTACCTATGGATAGACCATTCCGCCGGTGGGTCGCTGAGATCCAGCGCGGTGGTCACGTCGAGCGTCATCGTGATCGCACTGGTCAAGGTGCGCATCATTTTTCGCGAGTTCATGGAGGTCCGGAACGCTCCGGTCCTGTTATGCCGGCTCACCGACGCGTGGGTGGTCGTCATGGCCGCCGCCCTGCTCGGCTGCTACTTCGTCGGCATGAACCTCTGA
- a CDS encoding (2Fe-2S)-binding protein: MFVCLCNGVTSQTVTEAVEAGACTTRDVAKACGAGADCGRCRRTVQAILRSAGPTGAPTRS; this comes from the coding sequence ATGTTCGTGTGCCTGTGCAACGGGGTCACCAGCCAAACGGTGACCGAGGCGGTCGAGGCCGGGGCGTGCACGACCAGGGACGTCGCCAAGGCCTGCGGCGCGGGCGCCGACTGCGGCCGCTGCCGGCGCACCGTCCAGGCGATACTGCGATCGGCGGGCCCGACCGGCGCACCCACGCGATCCTGA
- a CDS encoding cytochrome P450 produces the protein MSNYESIDFFTDPSLVPDPHPYFDYLRGQNPVLRLPHYGVVAVTGYDEACEIYKDPETFSNIVALGGPFPPLPFRPEGDDISAQIEQHRSFFPMHEHMVTMDPPDHTKARSVLAKLLTPSRLKQNEEFMWRLADRQLDEFLRNEECEFIAEYSKPFATLVIADLLGVPEEDHKEFRKVLGADRPEARVGALDHESVGINPLEWLDEKFCTYIEDRRREPRNDVLTSLASAKYPDGSTPPVIEVVRSATFLFAAGQETTAKLLSAALQVLGDRPDIQQQLREDRSLIPGFIEESLRMESPVKSDSRLAVKKTTIGGVEIPAGTVVMVLPGAANRDPRRFENPHEFDLHRRNVREHMAFARGVHSCPGGPLARVEGRVSIERLLDRMSHIEINETHHGPSADRRYTYEPTYILRGLSELHLRFTTADAVAVAG, from the coding sequence ATGAGTAACTACGAGTCGATCGACTTTTTCACCGATCCGTCTCTGGTCCCCGATCCCCACCCCTACTTCGACTACCTGCGCGGTCAGAATCCGGTGCTGCGTCTGCCCCACTACGGCGTCGTCGCCGTCACCGGTTACGACGAAGCCTGCGAGATCTACAAGGACCCGGAGACGTTCTCCAACATCGTCGCCCTGGGCGGGCCGTTCCCCCCGTTGCCCTTCCGACCCGAGGGCGACGACATCAGCGCCCAGATCGAACAGCACCGCAGCTTTTTCCCGATGCACGAGCACATGGTCACCATGGATCCGCCGGACCACACCAAGGCACGATCGGTGCTGGCGAAGCTGCTGACCCCGAGCCGGCTGAAGCAGAACGAGGAATTCATGTGGCGCCTCGCCGACCGTCAGCTCGACGAGTTCCTGCGAAACGAGGAATGCGAATTCATCGCCGAGTACTCAAAGCCGTTCGCCACGTTGGTGATCGCCGATTTGCTGGGCGTCCCGGAAGAGGACCACAAGGAGTTCCGCAAGGTCTTGGGCGCCGACCGTCCCGAGGCGCGGGTGGGCGCCCTGGACCACGAGTCGGTCGGCATCAATCCGCTGGAGTGGCTCGACGAGAAGTTCTGCACCTACATCGAGGATCGGCGACGCGAGCCGCGTAACGACGTCCTGACCTCGCTGGCGTCGGCGAAGTACCCCGATGGTTCGACGCCGCCCGTCATCGAGGTCGTCCGTTCGGCGACGTTCCTGTTCGCCGCCGGCCAGGAGACCACGGCCAAGCTGCTCAGCGCGGCGCTGCAGGTACTGGGCGACCGGCCGGACATCCAGCAGCAGCTGCGCGAGGACCGCAGCCTGATTCCCGGGTTCATCGAGGAATCGCTGCGGATGGAGAGTCCGGTCAAGAGCGATTCACGGCTGGCCGTCAAGAAGACCACCATCGGTGGGGTTGAGATCCCCGCCGGCACCGTCGTGATGGTGCTGCCGGGCGCGGCGAATCGCGACCCGCGCCGGTTCGAGAATCCGCACGAATTCGACTTGCACCGACGCAACGTGCGCGAGCACATGGCTTTCGCCCGCGGCGTGCATTCCTGCCCCGGCGGCCCGCTGGCCCGCGTCGAGGGCCGGGTCTCGATCGAACGGCTGCTGGACCGGATGTCGCACATCGAGATCAACGAAACCCACCACGGGCCGAGCGCCGATCGTCGCTACACCTACGAGCCGACGTACATCCTGCGCGGCCTGAGCGAGCTGCACCTGAGGTTCACGACCGCGGACGCCGTCGCGGTCGCGGGCTGA
- a CDS encoding alpha-keto acid decarboxylase family protein: MTDAASQPVYTVGDYLLDRLAELGVTEIFGVPGDYNLEFLDHIVAHPSIRWVGNANELNAGYAADGYGRLRGMSAVVTTFGVGELSAANAIAGSYAEQVPVVHIVGGPSKDAQGTRRALHHSLGDGDFEHFFRISREITCAQANLMPATARREIDRVLSEVREQKRPGYILLSTDVARFPTEPPGGPLPRYTGGTSPRALSLFVEAASELIGDHQLTVLADLLVHRLQVVKELEALLTADVVPYATLMWGKSLLDESSPHYLGIYAGSASAPAVRAAIEQAPVLVTAGVVFTDMVSGFFSQRIDPARTIDVGQYQSCVAGEVFAPLEMGAALEALASILTRRPVTSPAVVSPPADPLPPPPPRDQPLTQEMLWDRLCTALTPGNVVLADQGTSFYGMADHRLPQDVTFIGQPLWGSIGYTLPAALGAGVAHPDRRTVLLIGDGAAQLTIQELGNFSREGLSPVIVVVNNDGYTVERAIHGATAPYNDIVNWRWTDVPSALGVADHLAFRVQTYGELDDALTAAAQHRDRMVLVEVLLPRLEIPPLLVELVQPVSPDGSVRR; the protein is encoded by the coding sequence TCGCCGAGCTCGGGGTCACCGAGATCTTCGGCGTTCCGGGTGACTACAACCTGGAATTCCTGGACCACATCGTCGCCCACCCCAGCATCCGCTGGGTGGGCAACGCCAACGAGCTCAACGCCGGATACGCCGCCGACGGGTATGGTCGGCTGCGCGGAATGTCAGCCGTGGTAACGACTTTCGGCGTGGGTGAGCTGTCGGCGGCCAACGCCATCGCGGGCAGCTATGCCGAGCAGGTGCCCGTGGTGCACATCGTCGGCGGACCCTCGAAAGACGCGCAGGGCACCCGGCGTGCGCTGCACCACTCGCTCGGCGACGGAGACTTCGAGCACTTCTTTCGGATCAGCCGCGAGATCACCTGTGCCCAAGCCAACCTCATGCCCGCGACCGCCCGCCGGGAGATCGACCGGGTGCTGTCCGAGGTGCGCGAGCAGAAGCGGCCCGGATACATCCTGCTCTCCACCGATGTGGCCCGCTTCCCCACCGAGCCGCCCGGCGGCCCGCTGCCCCGCTACACCGGCGGCACCAGCCCGCGCGCGCTGTCGCTGTTCGTCGAGGCCGCCTCCGAGCTCATCGGCGACCACCAGCTGACGGTGCTGGCGGACTTGCTGGTGCACCGGCTGCAGGTGGTCAAGGAACTCGAGGCGCTGCTGACGGCCGACGTGGTGCCCTACGCGACGCTGATGTGGGGCAAGAGCCTGCTCGACGAAAGCTCGCCCCACTACCTGGGCATCTACGCCGGGTCGGCCAGCGCCCCGGCGGTGCGTGCGGCGATCGAACAGGCGCCGGTGCTGGTGACCGCCGGGGTGGTGTTCACCGACATGGTCAGCGGCTTCTTCAGCCAGCGGATCGACCCGGCGCGGACCATCGACGTCGGGCAGTACCAGAGCTGCGTGGCCGGCGAGGTCTTCGCACCGCTGGAGATGGGCGCCGCGCTGGAGGCGCTGGCCTCCATCCTGACCCGGCGACCGGTCACGTCACCGGCGGTGGTGTCGCCGCCCGCCGACCCCCTGCCCCCACCCCCGCCGCGCGACCAACCGCTGACGCAAGAGATGTTGTGGGACCGGCTGTGCACAGCCCTCACGCCGGGCAACGTGGTCCTCGCCGATCAGGGCACCTCCTTCTACGGGATGGCCGACCACCGCTTACCCCAGGACGTGACCTTTATCGGCCAACCCCTTTGGGGCTCAATCGGTTACACGCTGCCCGCAGCGCTGGGGGCCGGGGTGGCACATCCGGACCGCCGAACCGTGTTGCTCATCGGCGACGGCGCAGCGCAGCTGACCATCCAAGAGCTCGGCAACTTCTCACGCGAAGGCCTGTCCCCGGTCATCGTGGTGGTGAACAACGACGGCTACACCGTCGAGCGGGCGATCCATGGCGCGACGGCGCCGTACAACGACATCGTCAATTGGCGGTGGACGGACGTCCCCAGCGCGCTGGGGGTCGCCGACCACCTGGCGTTCCGGGTGCAGACCTACGGTGAGCTCGATGACGCCCTGACCGCCGCCGCACAGCACCGGGACCGCATGGTGCTCGTCGAGGTGCTCTTGCCGCGGCTCGAAATCCCGCCGCTGCTGGTCGAACTCGTCCAGCCGGTGTCGCCGGACGGCAGCGTTCGCCGCTAG
- a CDS encoding Rv2253/PknI dimerization domain-containing protein — protein sequence MRSVRTLTTATLVAATVFGGLGTASIARATTKEEVAVNGTFRATSIGDWAQRNDQYFGEPTVVQTWTISSSCVTFQECHGTVTSDQGWSAPLYMNDGEMWKVKREVPNWERCEDGTAFTGQQTFYFYPVNQYGGYQLGSSTYAGKDKTIGPSGACGQNQWLDITMPLRLDQLS from the coding sequence ATGCGATCAGTTCGAACACTCACCACCGCAACGCTGGTCGCTGCCACCGTATTCGGCGGTTTGGGCACGGCATCCATAGCGCGGGCAACAACCAAGGAAGAAGTGGCCGTCAACGGGACGTTCCGCGCCACGTCCATCGGCGATTGGGCCCAGAGGAATGATCAGTACTTCGGCGAGCCGACGGTCGTCCAGACATGGACGATCAGCTCGTCGTGCGTCACGTTTCAGGAATGCCACGGCACGGTGACCAGCGACCAGGGATGGAGCGCGCCCCTATACATGAATGACGGGGAAATGTGGAAGGTCAAGCGCGAGGTGCCCAACTGGGAGCGGTGCGAGGACGGCACCGCGTTCACCGGGCAGCAAACGTTCTATTTCTATCCGGTGAACCAATACGGCGGATATCAACTCGGGTCATCAACCTACGCCGGAAAGGACAAGACGATCGGACCGTCTGGTGCCTGCGGCCAAAATCAGTGGCTTGATATCACGATGCCGTTACGCCTGGACCAGCTGAGCTGA
- a CDS encoding FadD3 family acyl-CoA ligase yields MVLSAADRFGDAEAVVDGPLRLTFSEVVDKIRCAAGAFADLGVGKGDRVAIWAPNSAEWIIAAFGLLTAGGVLVPVNTRFRTDEAGDIITRSNAKAVLVQKGFLGQDYTAPAGIPVIDVKSDFLSGGSPFERAVSGTDIADVIFTSGTTGRPKGAMMNHRQTLRMYEEWATLADLREGDRYLQINPYFHTFGLKAGLVTSFLRGATMLPVAVFDVDTVVDLIERERITMLPGPPTLYHSLLTVGDKAKLATLRAGVTGAADIPVELVRRIHGELPFRTLMTGYGLTEAGNVTLSRPGDSFEDVATTAGLPCDGVEVRIADDGEVLVRGYGVMQGYLDDPEGTAAAIDTDGWLHTGDLGRLDAAGRLRIDGRKKDMFIVGGFNAYPAEIEGYLLEHPAVAQAAVIGVPDDRLGQVGKAFVVAKTPVAEDDLLIWCRERMAGFKAPRSIEFLDELPLNATGKVMKDQLR; encoded by the coding sequence ATGGTCTTGAGCGCGGCGGACCGCTTCGGCGACGCGGAAGCGGTCGTCGACGGTCCGCTGCGCCTCACCTTCTCCGAGGTGGTCGACAAAATCCGCTGCGCCGCAGGCGCGTTCGCCGACCTCGGGGTGGGTAAGGGCGACCGCGTCGCCATCTGGGCACCCAACTCGGCGGAGTGGATCATCGCGGCCTTCGGGCTGCTCACCGCGGGCGGCGTCCTGGTTCCGGTCAATACGCGATTCAGGACCGACGAAGCGGGCGACATCATCACCCGCAGCAACGCGAAGGCCGTCCTGGTGCAGAAGGGCTTCCTGGGGCAGGACTACACCGCGCCCGCCGGGATACCGGTCATCGATGTGAAATCCGACTTCCTCTCCGGCGGCTCCCCGTTCGAGCGCGCGGTGAGCGGCACCGACATCGCCGACGTCATCTTCACCTCGGGCACGACCGGCCGCCCGAAGGGCGCGATGATGAACCATCGCCAGACCCTGCGGATGTATGAGGAGTGGGCGACGCTCGCGGACCTGCGCGAGGGCGACCGCTACCTGCAGATCAACCCGTACTTTCACACGTTCGGCCTGAAAGCCGGGCTCGTCACGTCGTTTCTGCGCGGTGCGACGATGCTGCCGGTCGCGGTTTTCGACGTCGACACGGTGGTCGATCTCATTGAACGCGAACGCATCACGATGTTGCCGGGCCCTCCGACCCTGTATCACTCGTTGCTGACGGTCGGTGACAAAGCCAAGCTCGCGACGTTGCGGGCGGGGGTGACCGGCGCCGCCGACATCCCCGTCGAACTGGTCCGCCGCATACACGGCGAGTTGCCCTTCCGGACGCTGATGACCGGATACGGGCTCACGGAGGCCGGCAACGTCACCCTGTCCCGGCCCGGCGACTCGTTCGAGGACGTCGCCACCACGGCGGGCCTGCCGTGCGACGGGGTCGAGGTGCGCATCGCCGACGACGGCGAGGTGCTGGTCCGCGGCTACGGCGTCATGCAGGGGTACCTCGACGACCCGGAGGGCACCGCCGCCGCGATCGACACCGACGGCTGGCTGCACACCGGCGATCTGGGCCGCCTCGATGCGGCGGGCCGGCTGCGCATCGACGGGCGCAAGAAGGACATGTTCATCGTGGGCGGGTTCAACGCCTACCCCGCGGAGATCGAAGGCTATCTGTTGGAGCATCCGGCGGTGGCGCAAGCCGCCGTCATCGGTGTCCCCGATGACCGGCTCGGCCAGGTGGGCAAGGCCTTCGTCGTGGCGAAAACACCGGTGGCCGAGGATGACCTGCTGATATGGTGCCGAGAGCGGATGGCTGGTTTCAAAGCGCCGAGGTCCATCGAGTTCCTCGACGAGCTGCCGCTGAATGCCACCGGGAAAGTGATGAAGGATCAACTCCGTTGA
- a CDS encoding TetR/AcrR family transcriptional regulator: MTSVRRIGAPDAKNRGLLLDAAEQLMLDEGYAAVTSRRLANKAGLKPQLVHYYFRTMEELFLEVFRRRGEEALAVHAQLMKSPQPLWALWRFGTDPAFTRISMEFMALANHRKELRAEIAYYAERLREGERQAVTTALQRYGVAKDEMPPVVVTVLMSSLSRFLVLERAIGMSSGHAETVQLVEEHLRRLEGEPQPIDDVPQTWVVHQLRSEQSTPLGPSLDTTTAPSTARSQ, encoded by the coding sequence ATGACATCGGTCCGCAGGATCGGGGCGCCGGACGCGAAGAATCGCGGTCTGTTGCTCGACGCGGCCGAGCAGTTGATGCTCGACGAGGGCTATGCCGCAGTCACGTCGCGCCGCCTCGCGAACAAGGCGGGGCTGAAGCCTCAACTCGTGCACTACTACTTCCGCACCATGGAGGAGCTATTCCTCGAGGTCTTCCGCCGCCGCGGTGAGGAAGCTCTCGCGGTGCACGCTCAGCTGATGAAGTCGCCGCAGCCGCTGTGGGCGCTGTGGCGATTCGGTACCGATCCCGCATTTACGCGCATTTCGATGGAATTCATGGCGCTGGCCAACCACCGCAAGGAATTGCGAGCCGAAATCGCTTATTACGCAGAGCGTTTGCGTGAAGGGGAGCGGCAAGCGGTGACGACCGCCCTGCAGCGGTATGGGGTGGCCAAAGACGAGATGCCGCCGGTCGTGGTCACCGTGCTGATGTCCAGCTTGTCGAGATTCTTGGTGCTCGAGCGGGCGATCGGCATGTCCAGCGGTCATGCCGAAACCGTGCAATTAGTCGAAGAACACTTGCGTCGCCTGGAAGGCGAGCCGCAGCCGATCGATGATGTGCCGCAGACCTGGGTCGTTCACCAACTCCGCAGCGAACAGAGCACGCCCTTGGGGCCGTCCTTGGACACGACCACGGCTCCGTCGACCGCCAGATCGCAGTGA
- a CDS encoding TetR/AcrR family transcriptional regulator codes for MGTAREQVTGGQFRLIEHSAARTRVLDAALELFAAHGVSGTSLQMIADAVGITKAAVYHQFRTKEQIVIAVTERELGRLEPALEEAEAYDDGPQARDALLVRVVEMAVRDRRLVRTLQFDPVVVRLLAEHKPFQVFMDRLYRVLLSDAGLDGRIEAAMFSGALSTAVMHPLVADIDDDTLLDRVTDLSRRLLGLPRQARK; via the coding sequence GTGGGAACAGCACGGGAACAGGTCACCGGTGGGCAATTCCGGCTGATCGAGCACAGCGCGGCCCGGACGCGGGTTCTCGATGCCGCGTTGGAACTGTTCGCCGCACACGGAGTCAGCGGTACGTCGCTGCAGATGATCGCGGATGCCGTCGGGATAACGAAAGCTGCTGTCTACCATCAATTCCGGACTAAGGAGCAGATTGTCATCGCCGTGACCGAACGCGAACTCGGCCGGCTCGAGCCCGCCCTCGAGGAGGCCGAAGCATACGACGACGGGCCTCAGGCGCGAGATGCCCTATTGGTGCGGGTGGTTGAGATGGCCGTCCGCGACCGCCGGTTGGTGCGCACGCTGCAATTCGATCCCGTCGTCGTCCGATTGCTGGCCGAGCACAAGCCGTTTCAAGTTTTCATGGACCGTCTGTACCGGGTGCTGCTGAGCGATGCGGGCCTGGACGGGCGGATCGAGGCGGCCATGTTCTCCGGCGCGCTCAGCACAGCTGTCATGCATCCGCTGGTTGCCGACATCGATGACGACACACTGCTCGACCGCGTTACCGATTTGAGCCGGCGCCTGCTCGGTCTGCCTCGACAGGCCCGCAAGTGA
- a CDS encoding enoyl-CoA hydratase/isomerase family protein, translating to MVDLEIDDGLAVLTIDRPHARNAIALDTMQQLEKALDAAAGAKTLVIKGAGDRAFVSGGDLKELRALRTEEDAAAMAKRMRAICDQLAGFPAPVIAALNGHAFGGGAEVAVAADIRLAADDVKIAFNQVELEIMPAWGGAERLAELVGKSRALLLAGTGTALTADEAERIGLVDRVFPRASFDEGWLSVARSLARHPATEIKRVISGVSADEAIASFARLWVADAHWRAAERVMNRTMSARRAGGAR from the coding sequence ATGGTGGACCTGGAGATCGACGACGGGCTGGCGGTGCTGACCATCGATCGCCCGCACGCGCGCAATGCCATCGCGCTGGACACCATGCAGCAGCTGGAGAAGGCACTCGATGCGGCGGCGGGCGCCAAGACCCTCGTGATCAAGGGGGCGGGTGATCGGGCCTTCGTATCCGGCGGCGACCTCAAGGAGCTGCGCGCGCTGCGGACGGAGGAGGACGCCGCGGCGATGGCCAAGCGGATGCGGGCGATCTGCGATCAGCTTGCCGGCTTCCCCGCTCCGGTGATCGCCGCGCTGAACGGTCACGCCTTCGGCGGTGGCGCCGAGGTCGCCGTCGCCGCCGACATCAGGCTGGCCGCCGACGACGTCAAGATCGCGTTCAACCAGGTCGAGCTGGAGATCATGCCGGCCTGGGGCGGTGCCGAACGGCTGGCCGAGCTCGTCGGGAAAAGCCGGGCGCTGTTGCTGGCCGGCACCGGGACCGCCCTCACCGCGGACGAGGCCGAGCGAATCGGCTTGGTGGACCGGGTATTCCCACGCGCCTCGTTCGACGAGGGGTGGCTATCCGTCGCGAGGTCGCTGGCTCGCCACCCGGCGACCGAAATAAAGCGCGTAATCAGCGGAGTTTCGGCGGACGAGGCGATAGCATCCTTTGCGCGGCTGTGGGTTGCCGACGCGCACTGGCGGGCCGCGGAGCGGGTGATGAACCGCACCATGAGTGCGCGACGGGCCGGAGGAGCGAGATGA
- a CDS encoding fatty-acid--CoA ligase — MSDGDIHSMVIASDYRVPDPSRVWPLLERRKAALADIGAHHVLVYTSTHDYGRVLVMIGVHSREPIVELLRSRVFFDWFDAAGVDDIPAVFAGEIVDRFLPAPTAAPEAPGVVVATIASVHDVSALTAEVASATDRFVAAGIRKTWIFQAFDDEHEVLIMSELPDEESARRWIEHPDAAAEWMSGAGVGPYPPVFVGRFTNMMRIEAD; from the coding sequence TTGAGTGACGGCGACATTCATTCGATGGTGATCGCGTCGGACTACCGCGTTCCGGATCCCAGCCGGGTCTGGCCGCTGCTCGAGCGCAGGAAGGCGGCCCTGGCCGACATCGGCGCCCATCACGTCCTGGTGTACACCTCGACGCATGATTACGGCCGCGTGCTGGTGATGATCGGCGTCCACAGCCGCGAGCCGATCGTGGAGCTGCTGCGCTCGCGGGTCTTCTTCGACTGGTTCGACGCGGCCGGCGTCGACGACATCCCGGCGGTCTTCGCCGGTGAGATCGTCGACAGATTTCTCCCGGCACCCACCGCGGCCCCCGAGGCGCCGGGCGTCGTCGTCGCCACCATCGCCTCGGTCCACGACGTGTCGGCCCTCACCGCCGAAGTCGCCTCGGCCACCGACAGATTCGTCGCGGCCGGCATCCGCAAGACGTGGATCTTCCAGGCCTTCGACGATGAGCACGAGGTGCTGATCATGTCGGAGTTGCCCGACGAGGAGAGCGCGCGGCGATGGATCGAGCATCCCGACGCCGCGGCCGAGTGGATGTCCGGCGCCGGGGTGGGGCCCTACCCGCCGGTGTTCGTCGGCCGATTCACCAACATGATGCGCATCGAGGCGGACTGA
- a CDS encoding cytochrome c oxidase subunit 3 family protein, which produces MTGVADEGQRTRFVPGQPDMWAFVLFETLVFTAYFGFYLFSRARGPELFLHSQAQLDLRIGVFNTLVLLLSSWSVAQCVQSARAGAYRAALRDVFVTAAFAAMFLCFKVFEWARLVHAGHGLDSNDFFTYYFFLTGIHFVHLLIGFVALGVVVYQLRSPARRSQELVETCATYWHTVDFLWVLIFALLYVVR; this is translated from the coding sequence ATGACCGGCGTCGCAGACGAGGGTCAACGGACCAGATTCGTGCCCGGCCAGCCCGACATGTGGGCCTTCGTGTTATTCGAGACGCTGGTCTTCACCGCGTATTTCGGCTTCTACCTGTTCTCCCGCGCTCGTGGCCCCGAGCTTTTCCTGCACTCGCAGGCGCAGCTCGACCTGCGCATCGGGGTTTTCAACACCCTTGTCCTGCTGCTGAGCTCCTGGTCGGTGGCGCAGTGTGTGCAGTCTGCCCGCGCCGGCGCCTACCGTGCGGCACTGCGCGACGTGTTCGTCACGGCCGCATTCGCCGCAATGTTCCTGTGTTTCAAGGTGTTCGAGTGGGCCCGCCTGGTGCACGCGGGGCATGGGTTGGACAGCAACGACTTTTTCACCTACTACTTCTTCCTCACCGGCATCCACTTCGTGCACCTGCTGATCGGATTCGTCGCCCTCGGTGTCGTCGTCTACCAACTGCGCAGCCCGGCGCGACGCTCGCAGGAGCTCGTCGAAACGTGTGCGACCTATTGGCACACCGTCGATTTCCTATGGGTGCTCATCTTCGCGCTGCTCTATGTGGTGAGGTGA
- a CDS encoding amidohydrolase family protein: protein MGQLSHREDVPFPIFDADNHLYEPPEALTKFLPKAYKDYVQYVQINGRTKIAIRGHISNYIPNPTFEVVARPGAWEEYFKYGNPDGKTKRELFGEPMRAIPAFFEPGPRLEKMNELGLDRTLMFPTLASLLEERLRDDPVAIHVLIHALNEWLDEVWGFNYQNRIFTTPVITLPIVEKAIEELEWAVKRGARCILIRPAPVPGFRGPRSFALPEFDPFWERVVEHDLLVGMHSSDSGYSRYTSEWDGAEQEMLPFQTNAMGILNEWRPIQDAVGSWVIHGALYRHPKLKVAIVEAGSKWMTPLLDGLAEVFRKAPEAFPSDPVEMVKNRIHVSPFFEDGIDDLINLVGVDQVLYGSDWPHPEGLAEPTFYVNALSHLSVDDQAKIMGGNLGRLVTV, encoded by the coding sequence ATGGGCCAGTTGTCACATCGGGAGGATGTCCCGTTTCCGATCTTTGACGCGGACAACCATCTCTACGAGCCGCCGGAGGCGCTGACCAAGTTCCTGCCCAAGGCCTACAAGGACTACGTCCAGTACGTGCAGATCAACGGGCGCACCAAGATCGCCATCCGCGGCCACATCAGCAACTACATCCCCAACCCGACGTTCGAGGTCGTCGCCCGGCCGGGCGCCTGGGAGGAGTACTTCAAGTACGGCAACCCGGACGGCAAGACCAAGCGCGAGCTGTTCGGCGAGCCGATGCGCGCGATCCCGGCGTTCTTCGAGCCCGGCCCGCGCCTGGAGAAGATGAACGAGCTGGGGCTGGACCGCACCCTGATGTTCCCGACGCTGGCCAGCCTGCTCGAGGAACGGCTGCGCGACGATCCGGTCGCCATCCACGTCCTGATCCACGCGCTGAACGAGTGGCTCGACGAGGTCTGGGGCTTCAACTACCAGAACCGCATCTTCACCACCCCGGTCATCACCCTGCCGATCGTCGAGAAGGCGATCGAGGAGCTGGAGTGGGCGGTCAAGCGCGGGGCGCGCTGCATCCTGATCCGGCCGGCTCCGGTCCCCGGATTCCGCGGCCCCCGGTCGTTCGCGCTGCCCGAGTTCGACCCGTTCTGGGAGCGGGTCGTCGAGCACGACCTGCTGGTGGGCATGCACTCCAGCGACAGCGGCTACTCCCGGTACACCTCCGAGTGGGACGGCGCCGAGCAGGAGATGCTGCCGTTCCAGACCAATGCGATGGGCATCCTCAACGAGTGGCGGCCGATCCAGGACGCGGTGGGCTCCTGGGTCATCCACGGCGCGCTGTACCGCCACCCGAAGCTGAAAGTCGCGATCGTCGAGGCCGGTTCGAAGTGGATGACCCCGCTGCTCGACGGCCTGGCCGAGGTCTTCCGCAAGGCCCCGGAGGCGTTCCCGAGCGACCCGGTCGAGATGGTCAAGAACCGGATTCACGTAAGCCCCTTCTTTGAGGACGGCATCGACGACCTGATCAACCTCGTCGGTGTGGACCAGGTGCTGTACGGCTCCGACTGGCCCCACCCGGAGGGGCTGGCGGAGCCGACGTTCTACGTCAACGCGTTGTCGCACCTGTCGGTCGACGACCAGGCGAAGATCATGGGCGGCAACCTCGGCCGGCTCGTCACGGTGTGA